In the genome of Pieris rapae chromosome 6, ilPieRapa1.1, whole genome shotgun sequence, one region contains:
- the LOC110991373 gene encoding general odorant-binding protein 72: MEGKEFCSIIIISLLIGEIDSMTRQQIKNAAKIVKRNCMNKNNVTEDLIGDIEKGKFIEERPVMCYIACVYKTTQIVKNNKINYEASLKQVQINYPDDMKEGMLISIENCKGLLKKYKDLCESAYWTAKCIYEDNPKNFLFP; this comes from the exons ATGGAAGGAAAAGAATTTTgttctattataataatttctctgTTGATAGGTGAAATTGACTCC ATGACAAGGCAGCAAATCAAAAATGCTGCTAAAATCGTGAAAAGGAACTGTATGAACAAGAATAATGTTACGGAAG atttGATTGGTGACATAGAAAAAGGCAAGTTTATTGAAGAAAGACCAGTCATGTGCTACATCGCCTGTGTTTATAAGACAACACAAATC gtcaaaaacaataaaataaattacgagGCATCCCTGAAACaagtacaaattaattatcctGATGATATGAAGGAAGGTATGCTGATTTCCATAGAGAATTGTAAAGGCTTGC ttaaaaaatacaaggacCTGTGTGAGTCAGCATATTGGACAGcgaaatgtatttatgaaGATAATCCCAAGAATTTCTTATTTCcataa
- the LOC110991370 gene encoding general odorant-binding protein 72-like: protein MKNQCMPKHGVNNDKVGQIEQGVFIEDHNVMCYIACVYKAALVVKNNRLDRDLVVKQIDALYPQDLRAAAKKGVDKCFDIQYKYDDVCEGIFYSTKCLYESDPASFVFP from the exons ATGAAGAACCAGTGTATGCCCAAACATGGAGTTAATAATg ATAAAGTAGGTCAAATAGAGCAAGGCGTATTCATCGAAGACCACAACGTCATGTGCTATATCGCTTGTGTCTACAAAGCTGCTCTAGTG GTGAAAAACAATAGGCTCGATAGGGATCTAGTGGTCAAACAAATAGATGCCTTGTATCCACAAGACCTACGTGCAGCCGCGAAGAAAGGAGTCGACAAGTGTTTTGATATAC AGTACAAATACGACGATGTGTGCGAAGGCATTTTCTACTCAACAAAATGCTTATATGAAAGTGATCCGGCCAGCTTTGTATTTCCTTAA